TCTGCATGAAATGCGATGTATGTAAAAAGTCCGAATGTGAACACGATGCCTATGTAGTAATCAAGAATGGCGAACTTCTGATAGGAACTATCGATGAAAGGGCAATTGGTGCATTCAAAGGCATTGTTGTGGATAAGATCGTAAAGGAATATGGTACCACCAGAGGGGCACAGTTTATAGATGATGTCACAAAGCTTGCAATTAGGGGAATAATGAGGACCGGTTTGAGCTTTGGAATAAGTGATGAGGATATTCCCAAAGAAGCTCAGGTACAGATAACAAGAAGTCTGATAACTGCTGAAGAAGAGGTTGGGAAGCTTATCCAGGCATATGAGGCAAAGGAGCTTGATCCATTCCCTGGAAGGACACTGGATGAGACCATTGAACTGAGTATTATGCAGAAACTGGGTAAGGCCAGAGATCAGGCAGGTAACATAGCAGGTAATTATCTAGGGCTTGAGAACTCTGCTGTGATAATGGCACGTTCCGGTGCGAGAGGTTCAATGCTAAACCTTACGCAGATGGCTGCATGTGTCGGCCAGCAGGCAGTTCGTGGAGAACGTATAAGAAGAGGATATTCTGGAAGAACCCTCCCCCACTTTGATAAAGGGGATCTTGGTGCCCATGCACATGGTTTTGTAAAATCAAGTTACAAGAGTGGACTAAACCCTACAGAATATTTCTTCCATGCAATTGGTGGAAGAGAAGGTCTTGTGGATACTGCGGTGCGTACATCACAGTCCGGCTATCTCCAGCGCCGTCTTGTAAATGCATTGCAGGACCTTGAAGTGCAGTATGATAGGACTGTAAGAGAGACACGTGGTGTAATTGTGCAGTTTAAGTATGGAGAGGATGGTATTGATAGCACTAAAAGTGACTACAGTAAGCCTGAATTTGTACACAGGGTCGTTAAGTCAGTAACCGGTAAAGAGGTGGTATAAATGGCCATAAACGAAGCTACAATTGATTCTATGATAAGTGGTCTCCCACTTCCTGATACTATGATATCAGTTCTCAGAGAGGATGCTATCAAAGCAGGTGTGACCAAAAAGGAACTTGAAGAGATCATCGAACGTCTTCTGGAAAACTATGACTATGCCTGTGTTGAGCCGTGTGAGGCTGTAGGAGTGGTATCTGCGCAATCCATAGGTGAACCTGGTACCCAGATGACAATGCGTACTTTCCACTATGCAGGTGTTGCTGAAATTAATGTCACTCTCGGTCTTCCTCGATTAATTGAGATCGTGGATGCAAGAAAGGAACCTAGCACACCAATGATGACAATTGCACTTGAACAAGAATATGCAACTGATCGGGACAAGGCCCGAAAGCTTGCCTGGGATATCCAGTCAACTCATATCGAACATCTGGCTGATGTAACAACAGATATGGCAAATATGCAACTTGTTATAGACCTTCATGAGAAGACCATGATTCACAGGGAAATCAATATTGAGGATATTGCAGACCGTCTTCGTGATGGCCTTGGGGTAAATGTTCAGATACCGGAAGTTCCTGATAACCAGATCATTGTAAAACCTAAAGAACCATCTTATAGAGAACTTCTCCAGCTTGCCAAAAAGGTTCATGGTATAACCCTGAAAGG
Above is a genomic segment from Methanosalsum zhilinae DSM 4017 containing:
- the rpoA2 gene encoding DNA-directed RNA polymerase subunit A'', with protein sequence MISVLREDAIKAGVTKKELEEIIERLLENYDYACVEPCEAVGVVSAQSIGEPGTQMTMRTFHYAGVAEINVTLGLPRLIEIVDARKEPSTPMMTIALEQEYATDRDKARKLAWDIQSTHIEHLADVTTDMANMQLVIDLHEKTMIHREINIEDIADRLRDGLGVNVQIPEVPDNQIIVKPKEPSYRELLQLAKKVHGITLKGIEGIKRVVIRKEGDEYTLYTEGSMLKDVIKIEGVDASRIYTNNIGEIYSVFGVEAARNAIIHEASETLREQGLTVDDRHIMLVADIMTCDGEVKQIGRHGISGEKASVFARAAFEVTVNHLLDAGMRGDIDKLSGVTENIIVGQPIKLGTGNVHLVAKGYGSE